The DNA region TACTCCTAAAATTATTTAATTATTGCGGCAAGTTTATTAAGAAGACGAGTTTTATTAAGCTTACCTTCCCAATCACTAAAACCAGCTTCAATTCCTTTTTGATAAATATTATCATCTGAAATAGAAGAAACAGCCAAAACTGGAAGGTTTTTCAATTTTTCATCTGACCTTATGGTTTTTATAAGCTCCCATCCATCCATTTCAGGCATAACAATATCAAGAACAACGCCATTAACAAATTTTTGTTCCAGTATTTTTAAAGCTTTCTTACCGTTTTCTGCTTCAAGAACTTCATATCCTGCTGATTCAAGATATTCCCTTTCAACCATTCTAAAAAAAGGAGTATCATCTACTAAAAGAATTTTCTTTTTCTTTTTGTCGGTCCCTTCTGTTTTAGATTGATACCACTCTGGAGCAGCCATTTCAAACAAACGATAAATGTCTGGAAGTAAAGTAATTTTTCCGTCAAGCACAGCAGACCCAAAAAGTCCAGGAGCCATTATTGTTTCAACATCTAAGTCAATAGCAGTATTCATAGTTCCAATAACTTTATTAATAACTATCCCGATTGGATATTTCATGTGTTTTGGAACAATAACCCCTATAGTATCTGATTTATTCCTTTCAGGCCTTGTAATAGGAAGATAGTCTTCAAAAAATATAAGTCTTAATTTTTTTCCTTGATACTGTAAAAATTGCTTATCTTTTACACGCTCAATGCTTGAAACTTTAACGCTCTCTATTCTTGTTATAAGCTCTAAAGGAAGAGCGAATCTTTCTTCTGTATTATTATCAAAAATTAAAAGGGTTTGCGTTTCTTGTTCGGTTGTAACACCTTTTTCACTTATTTTAATATCGGTTTCAGAAAAATCAAGATGTTTCAAGCCTGCTTTTTCGAATAAGCCTCCTACATCAATTATAAGAGAAACCGTCCCATTGCCCATGATGCTTGCACCGCTAAAAAATTTCATTTTTTTCAGATACCTTGGAAGCGGTTTTACTACAATTTCCTCAATATTTTCTACACTCTCAACAATAAGACCGAATTGAGTATCTCCACTTTTAACTACTAAAATTCTTAATGGTTCTTTTATATTTAAAATTTCGGATTTATTTTCTTTGTTAGAGAAACCGAGTATTTCTTTTAGATTGACAAGGGGTAAAAGCATTTCCCTAAGCCTTAAAACTCTGCAGTCTTGAATTATATTTACACGATTTTTTATTTCTTCGGGCTTTATTCTAACAAGTTCATCTATATTAGCTTCTGGAAGTATAAAAGACTGGCCTCCGGTTTTTATTGTTAGTCCTGATACAATGGCAAGGGTTAATGGAAGGACAAGGCTCATTTTTGTGCCTTTGCCGGCTTTTGTGTCAATATTAACGAATCCGCTAAGGTGTTCTATATTTGTTACAACTACATCCATACCAACGCCTCTGCCGCTGACAGAAGTAACTTGTTCTGCAGTTGAAAAACCGGGTTTAAATATTAACTTTACAAGGTCTTTTTCAGTCATTGAAGATAATTGTTCTTTTGTTATTAAACCTTTTTCTATAGCTTTTTTAGCGACTTTTTTTCCATCTATTCCTTTTCCGTCATCTATTACTTCTAAATGAACCTGTCCGGCTTGGTGAAAAGCTTTAAGTTCGATAGATCCGTATCTTGGTTTTCCAGCTTTTTCCCTATCTTCTGGCAATTCAATGCCATGGTCAACACAATTTCTAATTAAATGGGTTAAAGGATCGGATAAGGATTCAATTATTGATTTATCAAGTTCAACATCTTCTCCAAAAGTTTCCAGCTTTATTTCTTTTTTAAGGTTTTTTGCAAGGTCTCTTACTATTCTATGGAATTTTCCAAAAAGTATCGACACCGGCTGCATACGCATTTGCATGATTTTTTCCTGCATTTCAGTTGTTATTCTGCTTATATGCTGCAATACAGGATTAAGGCCGGAAGTTGATTTAGCTAAAGGAAACGCTATCTGCATTAATTGATTCCTGCCTAAAACAAGTTCTCCAGCAAGATTAACAAGCTCATTTAAAAAATTTACTCCTACACGTATTTTTTCTTCAGATTGAATGACTCGCCCTTTTAATTGAGTTTTTTCCTGTTTTAAATCATCTGATTTGGGCTCTTCTTTTAGCTCGTCAATTTCTTCTTCTATGTGATCATGTTTCTTTAAAATTTCTTCCTTTTCATCTTTTTTTATAACATCTGTTGTTTTAACGTCCAAAGCTTCTTCACGATTAGGCTCGTTGAATTTTAACTGTGGAATATGGCTTAAAATTTTTGATGATTGTTCTTTATAGTCTGAATAATCAAGCATTTTTATTCTATCTGGAGGAAGTTCAAGGGCTAACGGCACAAGATCGGGTTCCAATATAGTTGCATATAAAAAAACAAAAGAAAGTTCGTTTTCAAAACAATTGGAAAGATCTATTACACTGTCTAAGTTTAAGTTTGCATCAATAAATTCCCCTGACGATTCCATAACTTTTATAAAGTCAAAAGGCGTTTTATTATTCTTTTGTAAATCTTCTTTTAAATAAAGTATGATCGAATAAAGGAAATACCCGCCTTTTTTGTAACGCGCAAGGTTATCTTCAGGGATATGAAAAATTTTAACAGTATTATCTGAAGGAGTTTTTTCTTTAACTGGAAATTTCTTTTTACTTGAGCCTTTATTAGAAAGAAGTGCATTAAGGCTGTTGAGTTCTTTTTCGATATCTACATTTTCACTTGAAGATACATCATCAACCATTTTTTTTAAAGAATCTACTCCAAGAAGCAGACTATCTACGAATTCCTGAGACGCTTCTATTTTTTTGT from Desulfobacterales bacterium includes:
- a CDS encoding chemotaxis protein CheW, translating into MIDQDELLANFVEESQQHLQNIEPDLLDIEKGGDNIESEVVNRVFRAIHSVKGAAGFFGLKKISELTHVMENLLSLLRDKKIEASQEFVDSLLLGVDSLKKMVDDVSSSENVDIEKELNSLNALLSNKGSSKKKFPVKEKTPSDNTVKIFHIPEDNLARYKKGGYFLYSIILYLKEDLQKNNKTPFDFIKVMESSGEFIDANLNLDSVIDLSNCFENELSFVFLYATILEPDLVPLALELPPDRIKMLDYSDYKEQSSKILSHIPQLKFNEPNREEALDVKTTDVIKKDEKEEILKKHDHIEEEIDELKEEPKSDDLKQEKTQLKGRVIQSEEKIRVGVNFLNELVNLAGELVLGRNQLMQIAFPLAKSTSGLNPVLQHISRITTEMQEKIMQMRMQPVSILFGKFHRIVRDLAKNLKKEIKLETFGEDVELDKSIIESLSDPLTHLIRNCVDHGIELPEDREKAGKPRYGSIELKAFHQAGQVHLEVIDDGKGIDGKKVAKKAIEKGLITKEQLSSMTEKDLVKLIFKPGFSTAEQVTSVSGRGVGMDVVVTNIEHLSGFVNIDTKAGKGTKMSLVLPLTLAIVSGLTIKTGGQSFILPEANIDELVRIKPEEIKNRVNIIQDCRVLRLREMLLPLVNLKEILGFSNKENKSEILNIKEPLRILVVKSGDTQFGLIVESVENIEEIVVKPLPRYLKKMKFFSGASIMGNGTVSLIIDVGGLFEKAGLKHLDFSETDIKISEKGVTTEQETQTLLIFDNNTEERFALPLELITRIESVKVSSIERVKDKQFLQYQGKKLRLIFFEDYLPITRPERNKSDTIGVIVPKHMKYPIGIVINKVIGTMNTAIDLDVETIMAPGLFGSAVLDGKITLLPDIYRLFEMAAPEWYQSKTEGTDKKKKKILLVDDTPFFRMVEREYLESAGYEVLEAENGKKALKILEQKFVNGVVLDIVMPEMDGWELIKTIRSDEKLKNLPVLAVSSISDDNIYQKGIEAGFSDWEGKLNKTRLLNKLAAIIK